One part of the Mesorhizobium sp. NBSH29 genome encodes these proteins:
- a CDS encoding recombinase family protein, translating into MAIDPKNRASRRPHCRLIGYARVSTDGQTTQAQEMELRAAGCDSIVEEHGSGASRARPALSKLLREIGAGDTLVVVRLDRLARSVSHLLEVIEDLTAKSAHFSSLRDPIDTTTPQGMFSLQVLGAVAQLERALISERTKAGIRAAKAKGRLPGNPGVRERRPEALATMTAAQKAAYGARIQATVDQWLPTVRRMRPDHTWDDIARVLKQRGLDWTPERLRRAVKWLVAKHLADSGLLKKSPPRLPEDRLMTLVAGIHASNPSLTLREIAGQLERLHERTPRGGSNWAPSSVKNLIDRARRTGLIESEQDVAATAH; encoded by the coding sequence ATGGCCATTGACCCCAAAAATCGCGCTTCCCGTCGACCACACTGCCGGCTGATCGGCTATGCGCGCGTCTCCACGGACGGGCAAACGACCCAGGCTCAGGAAATGGAGCTGCGCGCGGCCGGTTGCGACTCAATCGTCGAGGAGCACGGTTCCGGTGCCTCTCGCGCCCGCCCTGCCCTATCGAAGCTCCTGCGTGAGATAGGCGCCGGCGACACGCTCGTGGTCGTGCGCCTCGATCGCCTGGCGCGCTCGGTCAGCCATTTGCTCGAGGTGATCGAGGACCTTACGGCCAAGAGCGCGCATTTTAGTTCGCTGCGAGATCCGATCGACACGACTACACCCCAGGGAATGTTCTCGCTGCAGGTCCTCGGCGCAGTAGCGCAGCTCGAGCGCGCGTTGATCTCTGAGCGCACCAAGGCAGGAATCCGTGCGGCCAAGGCCAAGGGAAGACTTCCGGGCAATCCAGGTGTCCGCGAACGCCGGCCGGAAGCTCTGGCGACGATGACGGCGGCCCAGAAGGCGGCTTATGGCGCGCGCATCCAGGCCACGGTCGACCAGTGGCTGCCGACGGTGCGCCGGATGCGTCCGGACCATACCTGGGACGACATTGCCCGTGTGCTGAAGCAGCGAGGTCTCGACTGGACGCCGGAAAGGCTGCGCCGGGCGGTGAAATGGCTTGTTGCCAAGCACCTCGCCGACTCCGGCCTGCTCAAAAAGTCCCCTCCCCGTCTGCCGGAAGACCGTCTGATGACGCTGGTGGCGGGTATCCACGCCTCGAATCCTAGTCTCACGCTGCGCGAGATCGCTGGCCAGCTCGAGCGGCTGCACGAAAGGACGCCGCGGGGCGGCTCTAATTGGGCGCCGTCCTCGGTGAAAAACCTGATCGATCGGGCTCGCCGAACCGGATTGATCGAGTCCGAGCAGGACGTCGCTGCAACGGCTCACTGA
- the trbB gene encoding P-type conjugative transfer ATPase TrbB — translation MAQLRSHPRLIRKLQEALGDQLCVALDDPTVVEIMLNPDGRLFIERLGHGVAPAGEMSAATAEIVIGSVAHALHSEADDDRPIISGEMPIGGHRFEGLLPPVVASPTFTIRRRASRLIPLDDYVASEVMTEEQVCVIRNAIASRLNIVISGGTGSGKTTLANAVIAGIVETSPDDRLLILEDTAEIQCAAENAVALHTSDTIDMAQLLKSTMRLRPDRIIVGEVRDGAALTLLKAWNTGHPGGVTTIHSNTAESGLRRLEQLTAEASQQPMREVIGEAVDLIVSIERAPKGRIVRDILHVEGFANGRYQTESYSRKTERHVA, via the coding sequence ATGGCTCAGCTACGCTCCCATCCGCGCCTGATCCGCAAGCTGCAGGAAGCGCTCGGCGACCAGCTTTGCGTCGCGCTCGACGATCCGACAGTCGTCGAGATCATGCTCAACCCGGATGGCAGGCTGTTCATCGAGCGACTCGGCCACGGCGTGGCGCCCGCCGGTGAGATGAGTGCGGCAACAGCCGAGATCGTCATCGGCAGCGTCGCCCATGCGCTCCATTCGGAAGCGGACGACGACCGGCCCATCATCTCGGGCGAGATGCCGATTGGCGGGCACCGTTTCGAAGGATTGCTTCCGCCCGTTGTCGCGTCCCCGACCTTCACCATCCGGCGGCGCGCATCGCGGTTGATTCCTCTGGATGACTATGTCGCCAGCGAGGTGATGACAGAGGAACAGGTCTGCGTTATCCGCAACGCCATCGCGTCGCGCCTCAACATCGTTATCTCGGGCGGCACAGGGTCGGGAAAGACGACGCTCGCCAATGCGGTTATCGCCGGAATCGTCGAGACGTCGCCGGACGATCGACTGCTGATCCTCGAGGATACTGCGGAAATCCAGTGTGCGGCCGAGAATGCCGTGGCGCTGCATACCAGCGACACCATCGACATGGCGCAGCTCCTGAAGAGCACGATGCGGCTTCGCCCTGATCGCATCATCGTCGGCGAAGTTCGCGACGGGGCGGCCCTGACGCTCCTGAAGGCGTGGAATACCGGCCATCCGGGCGGCGTAACGACAATCCATTCCAATACGGCCGAGTCAGGCCTGCGCCGCCTTGAGCAGCTCACTGCCGAGGCAAGTCAGCAGCCGATGCGCGAGGTGATCGGCGAGGCGGTCGATCTGATCGTCTCGATCGAGCGCGCGCCGAAGGGCCGCATCGTTCGCGACATCCTCCATGTGGAGGGCTTCGCCAACGGCCGCTACCAGACCGAATCCTACTCACGAAAGACGGAACGCCATGTCGCCTGA
- a CDS encoding DUF1403 family protein, which translates to MIRAEPLPAASPSPPRVPAWALPAGPVEHETDAAFFVGAALNSLDFSVSSEPTWAGAWRQRLALKCAAAAVRLAGRSEDEAALRDAWYLRPADGDPGPAGRILAAWRQLASRPPAIDAERVAEVVELLGLRWDDGFADLPGAVDDLIRSGRPAPFAVAAVASRIVSVSPGAELLAWWCADLVLAQKLRWLRPVPLLMAKVFSPAFRTSDDRGKRIRPGEQKEFERAVCLALAQGADDALRLAADLSRRAGRLAAVVPKLRAKGAGEVVKKLLDDDAVPGSLTTKTLSRFGARRLFERLQTFEAVRELSGRDSFRLFGL; encoded by the coding sequence ATGATTCGTGCCGAGCCATTGCCTGCTGCCTCGCCGTCGCCGCCACGCGTGCCAGCCTGGGCGTTGCCGGCCGGACCGGTCGAACACGAAACCGATGCCGCTTTCTTTGTCGGCGCAGCCCTGAATTCGCTCGACTTTTCTGTTAGCTCCGAGCCGACATGGGCCGGCGCCTGGCGCCAGCGGCTCGCCCTGAAATGCGCCGCCGCGGCCGTGCGCCTCGCCGGCCGCTCCGAGGACGAGGCCGCGCTGCGCGATGCTTGGTATCTGCGTCCTGCCGACGGCGATCCCGGTCCCGCCGGCAGAATTCTGGCCGCATGGCGGCAGCTGGCATCGCGCCCGCCGGCAATCGACGCCGAAAGAGTGGCCGAGGTGGTCGAACTGCTTGGCCTGCGCTGGGATGACGGTTTTGCCGATCTTCCGGGGGCAGTTGACGATCTGATCCGCTCCGGTCGGCCGGCGCCATTTGCCGTCGCGGCAGTCGCCAGCCGTATTGTTTCGGTGTCGCCGGGAGCGGAATTGCTGGCCTGGTGGTGTGCCGATCTGGTGCTAGCGCAAAAACTGCGTTGGCTCCGGCCGGTGCCGCTGTTGATGGCCAAGGTATTTTCCCCAGCCTTCCGAACCAGTGACGATCGGGGCAAGCGGATTCGGCCGGGAGAGCAAAAGGAATTTGAAAGGGCGGTGTGCCTGGCGCTGGCGCAGGGCGCGGATGACGCCTTGCGGCTGGCCGCAGACCTGTCGCGGCGCGCCGGGCGGCTTGCGGCGGTGGTGCCAAAGCTGCGCGCCAAGGGGGCAGGGGAGGTGGTCAAAAAACTGCTCGACGATGATGCTGTGCCCGGCTCGCTGACCACCAAAACCCTGTCGCGGTTCGGGGCGCGGCGTCTGTTCGAGCGGCTGCAAACATTCGAGGCAGTACGGGAGCTGTCCGGTCGCGACTCCTTCCGGCTGTTTGGGCTGTAA
- a CDS encoding type II toxin-antitoxin system RelE/ParE family toxin has product MQTVAETPLFIKQAAELFSDDERKELIDFLAANPQIGDEIPGTGGVRKVRFGAKGKGKRGGARVIYYWYSDDAPIYALLAYGKNEKVDLKPDEAKAVAAFAKAIKAAYRSRT; this is encoded by the coding sequence ATGCAGACCGTCGCCGAGACACCGTTGTTCATCAAGCAGGCGGCTGAGCTGTTCAGCGATGATGAGCGGAAGGAACTGATCGACTTCCTCGCAGCTAACCCGCAGATCGGTGACGAGATACCCGGCACAGGTGGCGTGCGAAAGGTTCGGTTCGGCGCCAAAGGCAAGGGCAAGCGCGGCGGAGCACGTGTCATCTACTATTGGTACAGCGACGATGCACCAATCTATGCGCTTCTCGCTTACGGCAAGAATGAGAAGGTCGACCTGAAACCCGACGAAGCCAAGGCAGTTGCGGCATTCGCTAAGGCGATCAAGGCAGCTTACAGGAGCAGGACATGA
- the repA gene encoding plasmid partitioning protein RepA: MSSATDINVSERTSEHIGRMAAALSARLRAAGERAFPPTAQKYLRPFSSGEVAQIVGVSDGYLRQLSLDGLGPSPELSTGGRRSYTLEQVNELRAYLADTRPKEALKFWPRRRPGDKLQVITVANFKGGSAKTTTSLYLAQGLALQGYRVLAVDLDPQASLSTMFGYQPEFDIPENATLYGAIRYDEHRIEMKEVVRPTYFPGVSIVPGNLELMEFEHQTPRNMMASKGRPEDLFFRRVARAISAIDDDFDVVVVDCPPQLGFLTMGALNAATGMIVTIHPQMVDVASMSQFMLMTSELVSVIEDAGGRLEYDFLKFLVTRHDPRDVPEQEILALLRDLFGPNVFAATAWKSTAIANAGLTKQSLFELTRGSVGRTVYERAMESINAVNEEAIGLINRVWGR; the protein is encoded by the coding sequence GTGAGTTCAGCCACCGACATCAATGTATCTGAACGCACGTCCGAGCACATCGGCCGCATGGCAGCAGCTCTGTCCGCACGCCTTCGCGCAGCGGGCGAGCGCGCCTTTCCGCCTACTGCGCAAAAGTATCTGCGACCCTTTAGTTCCGGCGAGGTAGCACAGATCGTCGGTGTTTCTGACGGGTATTTGCGGCAACTGTCGCTCGACGGACTTGGTCCCTCCCCCGAGCTCAGCACAGGCGGCCGGCGGTCCTATACGCTGGAGCAGGTGAATGAGCTTCGAGCCTATCTTGCGGATACGCGACCCAAGGAAGCGCTGAAGTTCTGGCCGCGTCGGCGGCCGGGTGACAAGCTGCAAGTCATCACCGTAGCGAACTTCAAGGGCGGCTCAGCAAAAACGACCACCTCCTTGTATCTCGCACAAGGTCTTGCTCTTCAAGGTTATCGTGTGCTTGCGGTTGACCTCGATCCGCAGGCGTCCCTCTCTACGATGTTTGGTTACCAGCCGGAGTTCGACATCCCCGAGAATGCAACTCTTTATGGGGCAATTCGGTACGACGAACATCGCATCGAGATGAAGGAAGTCGTCAGGCCGACCTACTTCCCCGGTGTGAGCATTGTTCCGGGTAACCTCGAGCTTATGGAGTTCGAGCATCAGACTCCTAGGAACATGATGGCCAGCAAGGGGCGTCCCGAAGACCTGTTCTTCCGACGCGTAGCGCGGGCCATTTCGGCGATCGACGACGACTTTGATGTCGTGGTGGTGGATTGCCCACCGCAACTTGGCTTCCTGACGATGGGTGCTCTCAATGCGGCTACTGGCATGATCGTGACGATTCATCCTCAGATGGTCGACGTTGCCTCGATGAGTCAGTTCATGCTGATGACGTCGGAACTCGTCTCGGTGATCGAGGATGCTGGAGGCAGGCTTGAGTACGATTTTCTGAAGTTTCTGGTCACGAGGCATGACCCGCGCGACGTGCCAGAACAAGAAATCCTTGCCCTCCTTCGTGACCTGTTCGGGCCAAATGTGTTCGCTGCGACAGCGTGGAAGTCGACTGCGATTGCCAATGCAGGTCTGACCAAGCAGTCACTCTTCGAGCTCACCAGGGGTTCAGTCGGCCGAACGGTTTACGAGCGCGCGATGGAGTCGATCAACGCCGTGAACGAGGAAGCAATCGGGCTTATCAACCGAGTATGGGGTCGATAA
- the repB gene encoding plasmid partitioning protein RepB: MSKRTQSIRSMFAAPEEAPPIDSKPVARVTSGAVRSLKDTFSDVERQYEALREQLATGTVAIQLDPGTVDPSPFADRFAEQDSDADASLRQSIAESGQEIPILVREHPTKPGRYQSAYGHRRVRVTRSLGIRVKAYVRELSDADLVVAQGIENSAREDLSFIERAAFALTLEEAGFQRSITQSALSIDRAEVSKLIAVATAVPSDLQRSIGRAPKVGRPRWLALADAIADPKVMERIRKAAESDAFLAAHTNDRLSLLLSAAKKQNTKDAGTDPVTVSSADGIEIARVLRTAKRSRIELTHGEDEEFVDFLVSKLPDLFRSYRNERGGTGENE, from the coding sequence ATGAGCAAGAGAACGCAATCGATCCGTTCAATGTTTGCTGCCCCAGAGGAAGCGCCTCCTATCGACAGCAAGCCGGTCGCCCGCGTGACATCGGGAGCGGTTCGGTCGCTGAAGGACACATTCTCGGACGTCGAGCGTCAGTATGAAGCACTCCGCGAGCAGCTTGCCACCGGCACAGTCGCCATCCAGCTCGATCCGGGGACGGTTGATCCTTCGCCATTCGCCGATAGGTTCGCAGAGCAGGATTCCGACGCTGACGCCTCGTTGCGCCAGTCGATCGCCGAGAGCGGCCAGGAAATTCCGATACTCGTGCGCGAACACCCGACCAAGCCAGGGCGCTATCAGTCGGCGTACGGGCATCGCCGAGTTCGCGTAACGCGTTCCCTCGGCATCAGGGTCAAGGCTTATGTCCGCGAACTGTCAGACGCGGACCTTGTTGTCGCGCAGGGAATCGAAAATTCTGCACGCGAGGATCTGAGTTTCATCGAGCGCGCGGCCTTCGCGCTCACGCTGGAAGAGGCCGGGTTTCAGCGCTCCATAACTCAGTCGGCCCTGTCGATTGACCGCGCCGAGGTATCAAAGCTGATTGCGGTCGCGACAGCGGTGCCATCTGACCTGCAAAGGTCCATCGGACGGGCGCCTAAGGTGGGTCGGCCGCGCTGGCTCGCCCTGGCTGACGCGATCGCGGATCCAAAGGTGATGGAACGGATCAGAAAGGCCGCCGAATCGGACGCGTTCTTAGCGGCCCATACGAACGATCGCTTGTCGCTACTTCTCTCTGCAGCGAAGAAACAGAATACGAAAGATGCCGGCACCGATCCGGTCACCGTCAGCAGCGCCGACGGCATTGAGATAGCGCGCGTCTTGCGGACAGCCAAGCGATCGCGCATCGAGCTCACTCACGGCGAGGACGAGGAGTTTGTGGACTTTTTGGTCAGCAAGCTCCCCGATCTTTTCCGATCATACCGCAACGAGAGGGGAGGGACGGGAGAAAACGAATAG
- the repC gene encoding plasmid replication protein RepC, protein MQTYISTTPFGRRSMTLGMITSQVAAKSAPKGATVDKWKVFYSIRDAKELLGATDRSLTLLNALLSFHLEPQLSANGDLIVWPSNEALTARANGMPATTLRRHLAVLVDCGLIVRRDSPNGKRFARKGRGGQIEQAYGFDLSPIIARAEEFQDLAEAIRAEKRAFHVAKERLTLLRRDIVKLIEAGIEENVPGNWTSVLHAYQAIVGRLPRSAPRQLVDDVCTDLHGLYTEIREVLESFAKPHNPDANESHNGRHIQNSNPDPISESENGLGNKEEAGGTAAEHDNLRSLPKRELPLGIVLEACPNLRELAQGGDIRHWRDFLAAAELARPFLGISPSAWREAREVMGQQHAAITLAAIYQRTEQINNAGGYLRSLTDRARDGKFSTWPMIMALVRAKLEADKPASRAGGKPSSGDDDGSPDLQVSASLLKSLKSPKFR, encoded by the coding sequence ATGCAGACGTATATCTCAACGACGCCCTTCGGGCGGCGGTCCATGACTCTTGGCATGATCACAAGTCAGGTCGCCGCAAAGTCCGCGCCGAAAGGCGCTACTGTCGACAAATGGAAGGTGTTCTATTCCATCCGCGACGCCAAGGAGTTGCTCGGCGCCACAGACCGGTCGCTGACGCTCCTGAATGCCCTTCTGTCGTTTCACCTCGAGCCGCAGCTCTCGGCCAACGGCGACCTCATCGTCTGGCCGTCCAACGAGGCGCTTACGGCCCGTGCCAATGGCATGCCGGCGACGACGCTGCGCCGGCACTTGGCCGTGCTCGTCGACTGCGGCTTGATCGTTCGCCGTGACAGTCCGAACGGCAAGCGGTTCGCGCGCAAGGGCAGGGGAGGGCAGATCGAGCAGGCCTATGGCTTCGATCTGTCGCCGATCATCGCACGCGCCGAAGAGTTTCAGGACTTGGCGGAGGCTATCAGAGCCGAGAAGAGGGCCTTCCATGTCGCCAAGGAACGTCTGACGCTGCTGCGGAGGGACATCGTCAAGCTGATCGAGGCCGGCATTGAGGAGAACGTGCCTGGCAATTGGACCAGCGTACTGCACGCCTACCAGGCGATCGTCGGCCGCCTGCCGCGCTCTGCCCCTCGCCAGCTCGTCGACGATGTCTGTACCGACCTGCACGGTCTCTACACCGAGATCCGCGAGGTATTGGAATCATTCGCAAAACCACACAATCCGGACGCCAATGAGTCCCATAATGGTCGTCACATACAGAATTCAAATCCAGACCCCATTTCTGAATCTGAAAATGGCTTGGGAAATAAAGAAGAAGCGGGCGGCACCGCCGCGGAACACGACAACCTGCGGAGCTTGCCGAAGCGCGAGCTGCCTTTGGGGATCGTGCTGGAAGCCTGCCCTAACCTGCGGGAGCTTGCCCAAGGCGGCGATATCCGCCACTGGCGCGATTTTCTGGCCGCCGCCGAGCTGGCCCGTCCGTTCCTCGGTATCAGCCCCAGCGCCTGGCGCGAAGCCCGCGAGGTCATGGGTCAGCAGCATGCCGCGATTACCCTGGCCGCCATTTACCAGCGGACGGAGCAGATCAACAACGCCGGCGGCTATCTGCGAAGCCTGACCGACCGCGCCCGAGATGGGAAATTCTCCACCTGGCCGATGATCATGGCGTTGGTCCGGGCAAAGCTAGAGGCCGACAAGCCGGCCAGCAGGGCAGGGGGCAAGCCTTCGTCTGGCGACGACGACGGGTCGCCCGACCTTCAGGTCTCTGCATCGCTGCTGAAATCCCTCAAGAGTCCGAAGTTCCGATGA
- a CDS encoding TrbC/VirB2 family protein — protein MSPERICALALATLALGLAVGDPAFAAGGGGLPWEGPLQQIQQSITGPVAGFIALAAVAIAGGMLIFGGELNDFARRLIYVVLVAGILLGATQIVALFGASGASIGDVALTPKVERAGEGAAYV, from the coding sequence ATGTCGCCTGAACGGATTTGCGCGCTCGCGCTGGCAACGCTTGCACTTGGTCTCGCCGTAGGCGACCCCGCGTTCGCCGCTGGCGGCGGTGGCTTGCCATGGGAGGGTCCACTGCAGCAGATCCAGCAATCGATCACCGGGCCGGTCGCGGGGTTCATCGCGCTCGCGGCCGTTGCGATCGCCGGCGGCATGCTGATCTTCGGCGGCGAGTTGAATGATTTCGCGCGGCGCTTGATATACGTCGTGCTCGTCGCAGGCATCCTGCTCGGCGCCACCCAGATCGTCGCTCTGTTCGGTGCGAGCGGCGCATCCATCGGCGATGTAGCGCTCACACCGAAAGTCGAAAGAGCAGGGGAGGGTGCGGCCTATGTCTGA
- a CDS encoding conjugal transfer protein TrbD: protein MSDPVTASGSGLDRSRIHRALSRPNLLLGADRELVVLLTGLAAIILIFVVLTPYSALFGIAIWIVVVAALRMMAKADPMMRRVYARHIGYRPYYRASSTPWRRF from the coding sequence ATGTCTGACCCCGTCACTGCTTCCGGCTCAGGCCTCGACCGCTCACGCATCCATCGGGCGCTATCGCGTCCGAATCTCCTGCTCGGCGCCGACCGGGAACTGGTGGTCCTGCTGACAGGGCTCGCGGCCATCATCCTGATCTTCGTGGTGCTGACGCCCTATTCGGCGCTGTTCGGCATCGCGATCTGGATCGTCGTCGTCGCCGCATTGCGCATGATGGCCAAGGCCGATCCGATGATGCGTCGCGTCTATGCCCGGCATATCGGCTACCGGCCATACTACAGGGCGAGCTCCACGCCCTGGCGCCGGTTCTGA
- a CDS encoding site-specific integrase: MAQNIDQNPESDALKGDGSSHSARAQDDVATTRLSADISEAADGLDADLPDIIDIVEAMGRNAEDQVALPSPVPSAASGQRLSRHLERLADRARDYVEAASSANTRRAYTADWKHFSAWARRQGLEVFPPNPQTVGLYITACASGKVTGDKQPNSVSTIERRLSALGWNYTQRGQPLDRKDRHIATVLAGIRNSHAKPPAQKEAILPEDMIAMLETLDRGALRGLRDRAMLLLGFAGGLRRSEIVGLDVGRDQTEDSSGWIEILDKGALVTLRGKTGWREVEIGRGSADSTCPVVALQTWLKLARIGHGPLFRRVTGQGKAVGAERLNAQEVARLVKRAALAAGVRGDLSEGEREQKFAGHSLRAGLASSAEVDERYVQKQLGHASAEMTRRYQRRRDRFRVNLTKASGL; the protein is encoded by the coding sequence ATGGCGCAAAACATCGATCAGAACCCCGAAAGTGACGCTCTGAAGGGCGATGGATCGTCCCACAGCGCGAGGGCGCAGGATGATGTTGCGACAACACGGTTGTCGGCCGACATATCAGAGGCTGCTGACGGCCTTGATGCGGATCTGCCGGACATCATCGACATTGTCGAGGCCATGGGCCGCAACGCCGAAGACCAGGTGGCACTCCCCTCCCCTGTCCCGTCCGCCGCCTCAGGGCAGCGACTGTCCCGCCATCTCGAGCGTCTGGCCGATCGGGCGCGCGACTATGTCGAGGCGGCGAGCTCGGCCAACACCCGCCGCGCCTACACCGCCGACTGGAAGCATTTTAGCGCCTGGGCACGCCGCCAGGGTCTGGAGGTCTTCCCACCTAACCCACAGACCGTTGGCCTCTACATCACCGCTTGCGCCTCGGGGAAGGTAACAGGGGACAAGCAACCAAACTCCGTATCGACCATAGAGCGGCGGCTTTCGGCGCTCGGCTGGAATTATACGCAGCGCGGTCAACCCTTGGACCGCAAAGACCGCCACATCGCCACGGTGCTCGCCGGCATCCGCAACAGCCACGCAAAACCGCCGGCGCAGAAGGAAGCCATCCTCCCCGAGGATATGATCGCCATGCTGGAGACGCTTGACCGCGGCGCGCTGCGCGGCCTGCGCGACCGGGCGATGCTCTTGCTTGGCTTCGCCGGCGGGCTTCGCCGCTCCGAAATCGTTGGCCTTGATGTCGGCCGCGACCAAACAGAGGATTCTTCGGGCTGGATCGAGATTCTGGACAAGGGGGCACTGGTGACGCTACGCGGCAAAACTGGCTGGCGCGAGGTCGAAATCGGCCGCGGCTCGGCCGACAGCACTTGCCCGGTTGTTGCCTTGCAGACTTGGCTGAAGCTGGCGAGGATAGGTCATGGTCCGCTATTCCGGCGGGTCACAGGGCAAGGCAAGGCGGTTGGCGCCGAGCGGCTGAACGCCCAAGAGGTCGCCCGCCTGGTCAAGCGCGCGGCACTCGCCGCCGGCGTGCGTGGCGATCTGTCCGAAGGCGAGCGGGAGCAAAAGTTCGCCGGCCATTCGCTGCGCGCCGGCCTCGCCTCCTCGGCCGAAGTCGATGAACGCTACGTGCAAAAACAGCTCGGCCACGCCTCGGCGGAGATGACGCGCAGATATCAGCGGCGCCGCGACCGATTCCGGGTTAATCTCACCAAGGCTTCAGGGCTGTAG
- a CDS encoding flavodoxin family protein codes for MPLSPQQARVCAASTIDFSGLSALFINTSLKRSSGDSHTRLLLGVAGDMMQRAGVLVEHIHMLDHIIPPGVQPDMQEHGWDRDDWPKLWDKVRAADILVIGTPIWLGEESSVCRVLIERLYGMSGLLNDKGQSIYYGKVAGSVVTGNEDGIKHAAMTISYALSHLGYTIPPQADCGWIGEAGPGPSYGDESDDGTRAGFDNDFTQRNTTIMTWNLMHLARMLKASGGYDNHGNDRNAWKAGCHFGFENPDYRS; via the coding sequence ATGCCCCTGAGTCCCCAACAAGCACGGGTCTGCGCCGCGAGTACGATTGACTTTTCAGGTCTCTCGGCCCTGTTTATCAATACCTCGCTCAAGAGATCGTCGGGCGACAGTCACACACGGCTGCTGTTGGGCGTGGCCGGCGACATGATGCAACGCGCCGGTGTCTTGGTCGAACACATCCATATGCTCGATCACATCATTCCGCCCGGCGTGCAGCCCGACATGCAGGAGCATGGCTGGGACCGCGACGACTGGCCAAAGCTGTGGGACAAGGTCAGGGCCGCAGACATTCTCGTCATCGGTACGCCGATTTGGCTCGGCGAGGAAAGCTCGGTCTGCCGGGTGCTTATCGAGCGCCTCTACGGCATGTCGGGACTGCTCAACGACAAGGGGCAATCAATCTATTACGGCAAGGTCGCGGGCAGCGTCGTCACCGGCAATGAGGACGGGATCAAGCACGCCGCCATGACCATCAGCTACGCCCTGTCGCATCTCGGCTACACCATCCCGCCTCAGGCCGATTGCGGCTGGATCGGGGAGGCCGGGCCGGGCCCATCCTACGGCGACGAGAGTGACGACGGCACCCGCGCCGGCTTCGACAATGACTTCACCCAACGCAATACGACGATCATGACGTGGAACCTGATGCATTTGGCGCGCATGCTGAAGGCATCGGGCGGCTACGACAATCATGGCAATGACCGCAACGCCTGGAAAGCCGGGTGCCACTTTGGCTTCGAAAACCCCGACTACCGGTCGTAA
- a CDS encoding helix-turn-helix domain-containing protein, whose translation MSEMTKFGGDLIQAMSEALAHSQGKDVPGIKVHNVDVGTVDAKAVRKKLDLTQDEMATVLGTSPSGYKKWEQGKRQPSGAARTLLRIMEREPAAVLRALSIEEASSEASNAAAN comes from the coding sequence ATGAGTGAGATGACAAAATTTGGCGGGGATCTGATCCAGGCCATGTCCGAGGCTCTGGCCCATTCACAGGGCAAGGACGTCCCCGGCATCAAGGTGCACAACGTGGACGTCGGTACGGTCGATGCGAAAGCCGTCCGCAAGAAGCTCGATCTTACCCAGGACGAGATGGCGACGGTGCTGGGCACCAGTCCGTCCGGCTACAAGAAATGGGAACAGGGCAAGCGACAACCAAGCGGCGCTGCGCGAACCTTGCTTCGCATTATGGAAAGAGAGCCGGCAGCCGTGTTGCGTGCCTTGTCTATCGAGGAAGCCTCCTCGGAGGCAAGCAACGCTGCAGCGAACTGA
- the scpB gene encoding SMC-Scp complex subunit ScpB → MAGSAARKGPIGQPALLDTELEHLPPELRWREWMGRVEAVIFAASAPATRETLARVVGKTCNIELIIDDIRAELAGRPYELVSVAGGWQHRTKKAFGDVIRTASGQAESLRALSQSEGLVLMCIAYFQPITRSELSSFFGKEVSRDLIGVLRSQDLIASGPRSPQPGAPYTYVTTKAFLSHFGFDTLRDLPDFEALEDAGLLSKDKMLAGDIPFGLAGGGDVDDCDIA, encoded by the coding sequence ATGGCCGGATCTGCCGCACGCAAAGGGCCAATTGGCCAGCCGGCGCTGCTCGACACCGAGCTCGAGCACCTGCCGCCGGAACTGCGCTGGCGTGAATGGATGGGCCGGGTCGAAGCGGTGATCTTTGCCGCCAGCGCGCCCGCGACTCGTGAGACTCTGGCGCGCGTCGTCGGCAAGACCTGCAACATCGAGCTGATCATCGACGACATCCGCGCCGAGCTCGCCGGCCGGCCCTACGAGCTGGTCTCGGTCGCCGGCGGCTGGCAGCACCGGACCAAAAAGGCGTTTGGTGACGTCATCCGCACCGCCTCAGGCCAGGCAGAGAGCTTACGGGCACTGTCGCAATCGGAAGGATTGGTGTTGATGTGCATCGCCTATTTCCAGCCAATCACGCGCAGCGAACTCTCTTCGTTCTTCGGCAAGGAGGTGTCGCGCGACCTGATCGGGGTTCTCCGCTCGCAGGATCTTATTGCGTCCGGGCCACGCTCACCGCAGCCGGGAGCGCCCTATACCTATGTGACGACGAAGGCGTTTTTATCCCACTTTGGCTTCGACACGCTGCGCGATTTGCCGGATTTCGAGGCGCTCGAGGATGCCGGGTTGTTGTCGAAGGACAAAATGCTGGCAGGGGATATCCCCTTTGGATTGGCTGGCGGGGGAGACGTAGACGATTGCGACATCGCCTGA